In the Pectinophora gossypiella chromosome 27, ilPecGoss1.1, whole genome shotgun sequence genome, CATAAGTTTAGATTCAAAGTGTGATTTTACTAAATAACATAATTTCACTTAGCCATAAAGCTATTTCCCGAACTCATGACACATCAATCTATCtaaaaatctttttcttttgttttttgacgttgACGTCAGTTCTAATATggaattaaattttcttttctaGAACAATTCCTTTACGAAACTCTTCGAGGAAATTGAAaagaagtcttcttctatcgtgtgggttgtgaggtggattaccaaccccatcaaccctggtgttagggttattattgagccgccaaaggcccctgatatggctcctgtaacgactacgtacttacatcagtaagtagtaaccgggactaacggcttaacgtgccttccgaagcacggatcatattttTTTCGGACTATGAGGTCCTTACtttgaacccgtgacctccggatcgtgagcccaacgctcaaccactgggcctaACGGTGGTAATAAAACAGTTCATTATAAattgcaaatattttttattgcatctttaaaattaatcaACTCTTAATCTAAATtgcttctgcctaaaattataatattggcCCTTTACCCAAAATATTTAGTAacgtaatttaaaaacaaaaaatacgttttgtgtttgtaaaaatatatgtacaAGTATAAAGTTAACAtagaaaaataacttttttgttcttttatttAATGCTAAATCAACAAAAGTGTAGTTCTAATGTTACAGAAGATATATGGCCtcaattcctgtagacacctcctaattttatttcaaattatacccgtcactttcttatccgccgaaaaggaaagtgacggatgattgacaactgttaaatttaaaatgaatgaataacccgggcgaataaaataggcatcccgctgatattcaacctgtttgacatgtgctgtcaaattaattctgtcgggttattggccaataaaattttgggaggggtttttaaatttctgtccaAAAATTGACGTGGGTTCTATAAACTTTACGCCtgtcttttcttttcggcggataagaaattgacaggtataacttaaaataaaattaggtgtcttcAGGAATCGAGGCTAATGTACATTTAAGtgctaaaaattaaatatttgtaatagTATTTGTATGCCAATGGAGGAACTAAAGAATACTGCTTTTATCATTTTGGCGTTTAGAATAACTAGAATCTAGAATAgtttgattttaaatataatttttaaatgtgtgcgtcaagctagcggcctcaaaaaaaaaaatgggcacgaaaaaataatttgaccataccaaaaaatagtactcttattgaaaaaaatagtacctgttgtaaaaaaaatagtaccatcacggttctggatttatagccatgttttattgcacttgctagcttgacggtgagcgaaatttggcgagagttaacgacaaggtctttcgctttgatttaaacgccaaaaaatagtaccgaaatagtactcaccccctgcaaaataccgaaagtagtacttcaacggttccaaagttataaaggcagttctttgatcccgctagcttgacgttttgaaaatacctattatctggggaacgcttgcatacttcagtatgtaactaatgtcaataaactcgtatgaaatagtactccctaccatcataattttgatccgattctctttgtagaaatgttaaaaaatcatcataacctatgccatacatttgttgttgatacagtcacgtagacaattacataacctcacaatttattcgtaagtattgccattttggaggtctaccctaccatttctttgcacttcagagtgctgctattacaaaaaattcctattgcatacacccatatgcactaattttaatagaaaatggctgcatgggtctagtttttatcgaaaacaatctgtgattttaatacatcataatacatttttaatctgctgttttattttataatttataccttcatgttgaatttgttacggatcgaagtgtttgttaataaacaatttgcagtatttgtagaataactcaaagagtttcaacaatgatattactttcttCTGACAACCTTCACCTTCAACCTTCACTcagcacttcaccaatttttacccaaaaatggggaaaaatactaaaatctgacaacattcttgaccatgtgtaataattttgttcgcgactgtacttgtcttgataaatgtatgacataggttataatgactttttgacatatttctacaaagagaatcaggtccaaattatgatggtagagatatttcatacgagtttattgacattagttacaaactgaagtatgcaagcattccccagataataggtattttcaaaacgtcaagctagcgggatcaaagaactacctttataactttggaaccattgaagtactactttcggtattttgcagggggtgagtactatttcggtactattttttggcgtttaaatcaaagcgaaagaccttgtcgttaactctcgccaaatttcgctcaccgtcaagctagcaagtgcaataaaacatggctataaatccagaaccgtgatggtactaatttttttacaacaggtactatttttttcaataagagtactattttttggtatggtcaaattattttttcgtgcccattttttttttgaggccgctagcttgacgcacacttttTAAATGACAGCTTCTATAAGGCATTAcagactttattattattaagtcaggcaggaagttttttttttcactgataAGTGCCTGTATTTGACCATTCAGTAGTTGAGTTTTCCTTTCTCTGTTTTatggtaatttttatttgtttttgaaggTGTTGACGCTGGAAGCGGAGACCACGTCCTGCGGCAGCCCTTTGTTAGTCAGGAAGTGCTTATGGAGATTGTTGTtggaaattctttttttttatttattctaatttttaacgaggctttgaacaccctgagtgatcatgccaggctcataggtgctttcgtgtaGCTATCCCTTAAGGAAtggattggtcaaccagatagtataaactaaaagccttacatGATAATTCTTTTATGGAGTTTGATATAAATACGGTTTTAAAAAGCCTCAGCCTTTGGATTCTAATCTAATATTGGCATTATTTATTCTTCTGACATAAGCACACAACTAtatcaattggggtagtcagacatacattcattgcaagataaactaagtacagtcatgagcaatataatgtacccactttaggactctgtcacactaacttatttgacatttagtgagacttagagttcaatttgtcaaaaaagttaatgtgacatggtaccaaagttaatacatattaatgctcgtgaccatactcaCCCAAAACTCACCATGCtgtttgggatatagttgtgatcttattattatatgtatataatatatgatgTTGTGTTATTTATTCTTGTTTCCAAATGAATCCGCTTAACCTAAAAGTACCACTCATATCCCAGTGGAAGACACGTTCACCAGGCTTCGGCCCTCCAGCCCCAGCAATAACCACCAGCGGCATAAAGTGCTCAGCCGCTCTCATAGGGTGGGCCTCCGTAGCACCTGGTTGCTCTCTCCACTTCAATAACTCAGCTTTGCGTTCGCTATCTTCCAAACCACACACTCTGGTCAGAAAGTTATCAAACTCTTCGTTAACGATTTTCCCTTTTCTAGCCATCATGAACTCTCTCATGTTATGATACGACATTCCTGAGCCGATAACAGCAATGCCCTCTTTACGGAAAGCATGCAATGCTTGGccaattttataatgttctgCGGCATCTTGACTACTTAACACAGACACTTGCACTATAGGTATGTTTGCTGAAGGGTTTATAAGCATCATAGGTACAAAAACTCCATGGTCCCAACCTCTTTTCGGGTCCAATTTAGAATCTACACCTTCTCTTTTTAAAACTTCTTGGATTCTCTTAGCCAATGCTGGGTCCCCAGGCGCATTGTAAGTGTACCTGTACGATTCAGGCGGAAAACCGTAGTAGTCAAATAGAAGGTCGTGATGGTCGCTGGATGATATCGTCACTTTACTCTCCTCCCAATGTGCGGTCACTAAAATGATAGCTTTGATATTTTTAAGATCCATATGTTTCTTAACGCCATCCCTCAGGAAATTCGTCAACTCTTTGTGATCCTTGTCTCCTAATAGCGGCAAGGGTCCCCCGCCATGGTTCACGAACAGCGCAGGAGCAATCACAGTCATTTTTCTAGCAAAACcactgaattgtttgattatatTCATAGAAAGTAAGGACATAAACACTATGAACGCAACTTGCAGGAGAATGGACAGAGTATTGAGGATAAGCATGTAAGCAGGTCAAAGGTTCCTCGATAATACATGAATAATTAGTTCTCGTGAATCACGCGATTGGTCGTTCCTCgagaaatattaattattttatatattctgagTTTCGATGTGCAAAAAGTAGCTAACAAACGTCAAAATCAGGCATAATTTCGCTTAATCGCTTATGGTGATTAATTTGCCAAACGATACATAAGAGAGAGACACAGTATTAGCAATTTGTCTAGTTTGTGAACATTTGTTGGCTTCctgtttgtataaaataaacactttATACTGGTTTCAGGAacgaaaattattattattattatttattaccagtCATTTAGTTATGTACTAAGTATATTGCTGTTTAAATGACAACACATTTTAACAACATGCATAattatttaacttttatttcaaatatatttatttacttaatttttgaaCGAAACAATAGGTGTCATTGTGCGAAAGagatacaaatataaaagaGATAGATATATTTAGAGCTGCACCATGCGTGTTAAATTTATTCGATTACGATTACTGAATCGATCAACTAAATTATCAAACCGATGactttattgttataattagaTTACAATTACGGCTTCTTTGGCTTAATTAAGTGACTTTTGAGAATAGGTTAGTGTCTTTTTCCAAGCAGTCTTTTTTTCCTAATCTTCTTAATTTTGCACTTATAGGAGTCTACGAGTTGAACGTTGAACGAATCGTAATAGTGCAGCTCTATTATCGACGAAAATGGCGTCCCTCTGAGTTGTCCTTTTCGCACAAGCTGTATCTTGAATTCTTTCAATTTAaagttacaaaaacaaaaactgtATTTATGTAAACAGGATATGTATTTACTTGTTTCGAGTAATCTTTACTAGTATTAATTACACGAGAGACTGCTTAGATTTTTAAGAAAATGATATTAGTAGGGCGAGGCGGTCTATTTCTTTTTGAACTCGAAAATTTCGAGAATAACGCGTCGCAAAGCATTTGTGACACATTTTAGTGCAAGTTTATAGTGTAAAGTGTAAAAATGGACAAGAAAAACAAGAAGAAAATTGTGATTAAGCGGAAATGTGACGATTCGCACGAAGGGGACAAAAAGGCTAAAATAATGTTGAATCGTAAGGAAGAGGAGAAAGACAAGGTGGAAGTGAACCAGATAGTGGAGGTCCCGGTGGAGCAGGGGCAGCAGATCGTCCACACCGGTCAGCTGGTGGAGGGAAACTTCGAGCAACCCGTCTTTGTCAACATGAAAGGTATGTTTATACATATACTAGATGACCTGGTGAACTTATTTACCTTTTCCATATTTAATCACTGCTAAAACATTCCCTGGACTTGCATGAATATTTCAAGACTAAAATTAGCCAAATTGATTCAGTAGTTCTCGAGTTTTAGTGACACTAACAAAGAACAATTTATTATGGTTGTTCCACAggttttctaaggacatgaccaatccactGCCATTCCCGAGTGTGGATATCATCCTCCACAGTATTCTGTTGTGTGGTCTCATACTTCTCGTCCTTTTAGTATTGTGTGGGGGGGTCCGCTCTGTCACTTTTTTTCGTTCTTTTTGGTTTTAAGAATCTGAGCATGTGGCCTGTTCAATTCAACTACTGGGtcgtataaattaaatattaacaatattaaaactatagagtAAATTTAAAATTGCTTGTAAACTGTAATAGTATTTTGTAGGTTCACTGAAATAGTATTTTGTTTatcaaagaaaacttttctCAAAAGACATTTAAATAACATCTACCGTAGCTACAGTAAAAGCAGATGATAAAGCTCTGTTTCTTTCtgaattgtttgaataaaataaattccttTATTTGGAAGAAAGTCATAATTACTGCATATTTAAAATTGCTTGTAAACATTAGGTTCACTGAAATGGTATTTTGTTTatcaaagaaaacatttttttagtttgttttctgatcacatcgacactggcagaatggtcATACTCCTAAGTGACCCATTgccatacttaaaaaaaaaaatatttaaaacacatattttcgAAAAAAATGTGAGCTTATAAAATACCCACAGTAAATGCAGATAATAAAGgtatgtttgtttgaataaaataaattcctttttatgttttaacaaaatatttcttaaaacatGTGAGCTTATAAAATACAGTACATGCAGATGATAGTCCTGTTTCTctgttagaataaaataaattccttCATTTGAAAGAAAGTCATAATAACAGGTTATGGTCAGTTGACCGATGGCATGTTTGGCCAcagaaatgaaaaaagaaaatttaaagaagaaaaaattaaCTAGAAGGCAATTTAACTTTAAATCGAAGTTCATTATGTAACTtggcaacatacatacataaactcacgcctatttcccaccggggtaagcagcgact is a window encoding:
- the LOC126378958 gene encoding uncharacterized protein LOC126378958 — its product is MLILNTLSILLQVAFIVFMSLLSMNIIKQFSGFARKMTVIAPALFVNHGGGPLPLLGDKDHKELTNFLRDGVKKHMDLKNIKAIILVTAHWEESKVTISSSDHHDLLFDYYGFPPESYRYTYNAPGDPALAKRIQEVLKREGVDSKLDPKRGWDHGVFVPMMLINPSANIPIVQVSVLSSQDAAEHYKIGQALHAFRKEGIAVIGSGMSYHNMREFMMARKGKIVNEEFDNFLTRVCGLEDSERKAELLKWREQPGATEAHPMRAAEHFMPLVVIAGAGGPKPGERVFHWDMSGTFRLSGFIWKQE